In Agromyces sp. G08B096, a genomic segment contains:
- a CDS encoding glycosyl hydrolase family 65 protein produces MRFADTDPLNRTRFPIDEWALVETEFGIDDQGRTETLFAVGNGYLGLRGNVEEGRDGHMHGTFVNGFHETWPIRHAEEAFGFARVGQTIVNAPDAKVIRLYVDDEPLVMTEAEILSYERRLDFRTGSLSRSVEWRTPSGKRVLITSRRMTSFTDRHLALIDYEVELLDADAAITISSQILNRQDGRDEYRAGVPEAPAGFDPRKAETFIDRVMQPRAKRHGDGRYILGYQTTNSGMTIAVGAQHSIVTDNPFTESGSIGDDLAKHIYKVQATQGVPIRVTKAVSYHTARKVPVRELVDRADRTLDRAAELGVAEIFAQQRAWLDDYWTRSDVEIPGQPLLQQATRWNLFQLAQATARTDGGGVAAKGVSGSGYGGHYFWDSEIYVMPFLTYTAPIVARNVLRFRQKMLDAARARATELNQLGALFPWRTINGQESSAYYAAGTAQYHIDADISYALMQYVAATGDEDFLARGAIDILVETARMWEDLGFWRSNADDVFHIHGVTGPDEYTTVVNDNLYTNVMARANLEAAAKAVDDLQVHQPTEYRRLVERLSVTPAEVASWRRAGAHMHIPFDPQLGVHPQDSAFLEKELWDLEHTPEDRRPLLLHYHPLVIYRFQVLKQADVVLALFLQGNRFTTEQKLADFEYYDPLTTGDSTLSAVVQSIIAAEVGYHELALRYFRAALFVDLADLHHNAADGVHVASTGGVWSALAFGFGGFRDHGGKFSFDPRLPDGWTALTYRVTLRGTRLRVTVEHDAITFQVEEGEGAEVSVRGQSVRISAGEPVRVPLDGQGPRILGAPTMRDVTGTRRADGTLLTASIPTLSLDVDEDDSPIPVD; encoded by the coding sequence ATGAGGTTCGCCGACACCGACCCGCTGAACCGCACCCGGTTCCCGATCGACGAGTGGGCGCTCGTCGAGACCGAGTTCGGCATCGACGACCAGGGGCGCACCGAGACGCTCTTCGCCGTCGGCAACGGGTACCTCGGCCTCCGCGGCAACGTCGAGGAAGGCCGCGACGGCCACATGCACGGCACGTTCGTGAACGGCTTCCACGAGACGTGGCCGATCCGGCACGCCGAGGAGGCGTTCGGCTTCGCGCGCGTCGGGCAGACGATCGTGAACGCGCCCGACGCGAAGGTCATCCGCCTCTACGTCGACGACGAGCCGCTCGTCATGACCGAGGCCGAGATCCTCTCGTACGAGCGCCGGCTCGACTTCCGCACCGGGTCGCTCAGCCGCTCGGTGGAGTGGCGCACCCCGTCGGGCAAGCGCGTGCTCATCACGAGCCGTCGCATGACGAGTTTCACCGACCGGCACCTCGCACTCATCGACTACGAGGTCGAGTTGCTCGACGCCGACGCGGCGATCACCATCTCGAGCCAGATCCTGAACCGGCAGGACGGGCGCGACGAGTACCGCGCTGGCGTGCCCGAGGCGCCGGCCGGGTTCGACCCGCGGAAGGCCGAGACGTTCATCGACCGGGTCATGCAGCCGCGCGCGAAGCGCCACGGCGACGGCCGGTACATCCTCGGCTACCAGACCACGAACTCGGGCATGACGATCGCCGTGGGCGCACAGCACTCGATCGTCACCGACAACCCGTTCACGGAGTCGGGGTCGATCGGCGACGATCTCGCGAAGCACATCTACAAGGTGCAGGCCACGCAGGGCGTCCCGATCCGGGTCACCAAGGCCGTGAGCTACCACACGGCCCGGAAGGTGCCCGTGCGGGAGCTCGTCGATCGCGCCGACCGCACGCTCGACCGCGCCGCCGAGCTCGGCGTGGCCGAGATCTTCGCCCAGCAGCGCGCGTGGCTCGACGACTACTGGACGCGGTCGGATGTCGAGATCCCGGGTCAGCCGCTGCTGCAGCAGGCCACCCGCTGGAACCTGTTCCAGCTCGCGCAGGCGACCGCCCGCACCGACGGCGGCGGCGTCGCGGCCAAGGGCGTGTCCGGCTCGGGGTACGGCGGCCACTACTTCTGGGACTCCGAGATCTACGTGATGCCGTTCCTCACGTACACGGCCCCCATCGTGGCCAGGAACGTGCTGCGGTTCCGCCAGAAGATGCTCGACGCGGCGCGCGCGAGGGCGACCGAGCTCAACCAGCTCGGCGCGCTGTTCCCGTGGCGCACGATCAACGGGCAGGAGTCGAGCGCGTACTACGCGGCCGGCACGGCGCAGTACCACATCGACGCCGACATCTCCTATGCCCTCATGCAGTACGTCGCGGCGACCGGCGACGAGGACTTCCTCGCCCGCGGCGCGATCGACATCCTCGTCGAGACGGCGCGTATGTGGGAGGACCTCGGGTTCTGGCGTTCGAACGCCGACGACGTGTTCCACATCCACGGCGTGACCGGGCCCGACGAGTACACGACGGTCGTGAACGACAACCTGTACACGAACGTCATGGCCCGGGCGAACCTCGAGGCGGCCGCCAAGGCGGTCGACGATCTGCAGGTGCACCAGCCGACCGAGTACCGCCGGCTCGTCGAGCGGCTCTCGGTGACCCCGGCCGAGGTCGCGAGCTGGCGCCGGGCGGGCGCGCACATGCACATCCCGTTCGACCCGCAGCTCGGCGTGCACCCGCAGGACTCCGCCTTCCTCGAGAAGGAGCTGTGGGACCTCGAGCACACGCCCGAAGACCGCCGCCCGCTGCTGCTGCATTACCACCCGCTCGTCATCTACCGCTTCCAGGTGCTGAAGCAGGCCGACGTGGTGCTCGCCCTGTTCCTGCAGGGCAACCGGTTCACGACCGAGCAGAAGCTCGCCGACTTCGAGTACTACGACCCGCTGACCACGGGCGACTCGACGCTGTCGGCGGTCGTACAGTCGATCATCGCCGCCGAGGTGGGGTACCACGAGCTCGCGCTGCGCTACTTCCGTGCGGCCCTGTTCGTCGACCTCGCCGACCTGCACCACAACGCGGCCGACGGCGTGCACGTGGCATCCACCGGCGGGGTGTGGAGCGCGCTCGCGTTCGGCTTCGGCGGCTTCCGCGACCACGGCGGGAAGTTCTCGTTCGACCCGCGCCTGCCCGACGGCTGGACCGCGCTGACGTACCGGGTGACGCTCCGCGGCACGCGGCTGCGCGTCACGGTCGAGCACGATGCGATCACGTTCCAGGTCGAGGAGGGCGAGGGAGCCGAGGTCTCGGTCCGCGGTCAGTCGGTGCGGATCAGCGCGGGCGAGCCCGTCCGGGTGCCGCTCGACGGGCAGGGTCCGCGCATCCTCGGCGCCCCCACGATGCGCGACGTCACCGGCACGCGCCGGGCCGACGGCACCCTGCTGACGGCGTCGATCCCGACGCTGTCGCTCGATGTCGACGAGGACGATTCGCCCATCCCGGTGGACTGA
- a CDS encoding DUF3662 and FHA domain-containing protein, protein MGLLDNFEKGLERAVNGAFAKTFRSGLQPVEITSALKREIDTKAAVVSRDRVLVPNSFTVRMSPEDHDRMTRLGPALIDELVDLVQKHAASQRFQFAGGVSIVLQPDESLAVGLVQVDSTNVKGRVAWTPVLDVNGKRYPIIKGRTVIGRGSEADVTLDDTGASRRHAEVQWDGSRARVRDLGSTNGTQLNGAPVKDAVLEPDSVITIGRSRIVFRVLAQASGGDARPPATQRSDLGGFWGPAS, encoded by the coding sequence GTGGGCCTACTGGACAACTTCGAGAAGGGTCTCGAGCGCGCCGTCAACGGCGCGTTCGCGAAGACCTTCCGCTCGGGGCTGCAGCCCGTGGAGATCACTTCCGCGCTGAAGCGCGAGATCGACACGAAGGCGGCGGTCGTCTCGCGCGACCGCGTGCTGGTGCCCAACAGCTTCACCGTGCGCATGTCGCCCGAAGACCACGATCGGATGACCCGCCTCGGGCCCGCCCTCATCGACGAGCTCGTCGACCTGGTGCAGAAGCACGCGGCGAGCCAGCGCTTCCAGTTCGCCGGCGGCGTCTCGATCGTGCTGCAGCCCGACGAGAGCCTCGCGGTCGGCCTGGTGCAGGTCGACTCGACGAACGTGAAGGGCCGGGTGGCCTGGACCCCGGTCCTCGACGTGAACGGCAAGCGGTACCCCATCATCAAGGGCCGCACCGTCATCGGTCGGGGCAGCGAGGCGGATGTCACGCTGGATGACACCGGCGCGAGCCGTCGTCATGCCGAGGTGCAGTGGGACGGCTCCCGCGCCCGGGTCCGCGACCTCGGCTCGACGAACGGCACCCAGCTGAACGGCGCCCCCGTGAAGGACGCCGTGCTCGAGCCCGACTCGGTCATCACGATCGGCCGGTCGCGCATCGTCTTCCGGGTGCTGGCGCAGGCGAGCGGCGGCGACGCTCGTCCGCCGGCGACTCAGCGGTCCGATCTCGGCGGGTTCTGGGGGCCTGCCTCGTGA
- a CDS encoding FHA domain-containing protein: MSELTLLVLQLGFLLLLWVFVFAIVYALRSDLFGQRVRKLPDAAAASAAPVAAAPVAAPVASAFPSSQVSQAPTEAVTRPGGASVAGDHASTENATRLVITSGQKTGAEFPLGRDEITIGRSSDSAIIIRDDYTSTHHARLMLWNGRWMIQDLDSTNGTFLDGSRVTVPTPVPLGATVKVGATTFELRR; this comes from the coding sequence GTGAGCGAACTGACCCTCCTCGTCCTCCAGCTCGGCTTCCTGCTCCTGCTCTGGGTGTTCGTGTTCGCGATCGTGTACGCGCTGCGGAGCGACCTGTTCGGCCAGCGGGTGCGGAAGCTTCCGGATGCCGCGGCCGCGTCGGCCGCTCCCGTGGCGGCGGCACCCGTGGCGGCGCCGGTCGCCTCGGCATTCCCGTCGTCACAGGTCTCGCAGGCGCCGACCGAGGCGGTTACCCGCCCGGGCGGGGCATCCGTCGCCGGCGATCACGCCTCGACCGAGAACGCCACCCGCCTCGTGATCACGTCTGGCCAGAAGACTGGCGCCGAGTTTCCGCTCGGCCGCGACGAGATCACGATCGGCCGGTCGAGCGACTCGGCGATCATCATCCGCGACGACTACACCTCCACCCACCACGCCCGCCTCATGCTGTGGAACGGCCGCTGGATGATCCAGGACCTCGATTCCACGAACGGCACGTTCCTCGACGGCTCCCGAGTGACCGTGCCCACCCCCGTGCCGCTCGGAGCCACGGTCAAGGTCGGGGCGACGACGTTCGAGCTGCGGCGGTAG
- a CDS encoding Stp1/IreP family PP2C-type Ser/Thr phosphatase — MAGVKASAAVSHVGRIRSNNQDSGYAGRRLFFVADGMGGHAGGDVASAIAAHRIAEADVDHQSATEAAAELESALLAANRRITETVADHSELTGMGTTVSALLIEDSRAVIAHIGDSRIYLMRSGELSQISTDHTFVQRLVDAGRITAEEAMVHPRRSVLMRVLGDVESAPEVDTMVLDTRPGDRWLLCSDGLSGVVSFDEIHQLLASDAGAKQVADRLVKASLDGGAPDNVTVVLVDIGEPPAPATPPLIVGSAAAPLAFGQPSEPVRPRGIFLTPFRPHPVQETHFEPDSEEFFDELIEEDARRRRRRRFVWGFWIVLLVAAIVAVFVLGYQWTQTRFYVGESNGRVAIFQGIQQDLGPISLHELHTETSLEVSELRTYDQQRVEQTITAGDLAEAYRIVQRLEASLE; from the coding sequence ATGGCTGGAGTCAAGGCGAGCGCTGCGGTCTCGCACGTCGGCCGGATCCGCTCGAACAACCAGGATTCCGGCTACGCCGGCCGTCGCCTGTTCTTCGTGGCCGACGGCATGGGCGGGCACGCGGGCGGCGACGTGGCGAGCGCGATAGCCGCGCACCGCATCGCCGAGGCCGATGTCGACCACCAGAGCGCGACGGAGGCCGCGGCCGAGCTCGAGTCGGCACTGCTCGCCGCGAACCGGCGCATCACCGAGACCGTCGCCGACCACTCCGAGCTCACGGGCATGGGCACCACGGTCAGCGCCCTGCTCATCGAAGACAGCCGCGCCGTGATCGCCCATATCGGCGACTCCCGCATCTACCTCATGCGATCGGGCGAGCTCAGCCAGATCTCCACCGACCACACGTTCGTGCAGCGCCTCGTCGACGCCGGCCGCATCACCGCCGAGGAAGCCATGGTGCACCCGCGGCGGTCGGTGCTCATGCGGGTGCTCGGCGACGTGGAGTCCGCGCCCGAGGTCGACACCATGGTGCTCGACACCCGGCCCGGCGATCGCTGGCTGCTCTGCTCCGATGGCCTCTCGGGCGTCGTGTCCTTCGACGAGATCCACCAGCTGCTCGCCTCCGACGCCGGAGCGAAGCAGGTCGCCGACCGGCTCGTGAAGGCCTCGCTCGACGGCGGCGCCCCCGACAACGTCACGGTCGTGCTCGTCGACATCGGGGAGCCGCCCGCACCGGCCACTCCCCCGCTGATCGTCGGGTCCGCCGCGGCGCCGCTGGCCTTCGGCCAGCCCTCCGAGCCCGTGCGGCCGCGTGGCATCTTCCTCACGCCGTTCCGTCCGCACCCCGTGCAGGAGACGCACTTCGAACCCGACTCCGAGGAGTTCTTCGACGAGCTCATCGAGGAGGACGCGCGCCGTCGCCGTCGCCGCCGGTTCGTCTGGGGATTCTGGATCGTGCTCCTCGTCGCCGCGATCGTGGCGGTGTTCGTGCTCGGCTACCAGTGGACCCAGACCAGGTTCTACGTCGGCGAGTCGAACGGCCGGGTGGCGATCTTCCAGGGCATCCAGCAAGACCTGGGGCCGATCTCGCTGCACGAACTGCACACCGAGACCTCGCTCGAAGTGTCCGAACTGCGCACCTACGACCAGCAACGGGTCGAGCAGACCATCACCGCGGGCGACCTGGCCGAGGCGTACCGCATCGTGCAACGGCTGGAGGCGTCCCTTGAGTGA
- a CDS encoding FtsW/RodA/SpoVE family cell cycle protein, with amino-acid sequence MSDRRVQTPPQGSAATPPGGVRRIRLPQKLRNLELWLLAFACAINACSIVLVQLGALGTIDTQLVLLGAGLSLLVFGLHIAMRFVARDADPFLLPIATVLNGLGIAMIYRIDIAEGDAGWESAAVRQIAWSAIAIVCAIATILLIRNHRMLFRYTYVAGFLAIVLLLLPLVPGLGREVYGARVWISFGEFASFQPGEIAKIALAVFFAGYLVRNRDSLSMVGRKFLGMQFPRARDLGPLLIVWALSMGVIVFQRDLGTALLYFGLFLVMLYVATSRLSWVVLGLSLFLAGALIASQTLDYVGNRFANWLDPFNPERYDAETGGSYQLVQGLFGLSNGGLIGTGWGQGRPDITPVPQSDYIIASLGEELGLAGVFAILALYVLFVARGFRIGFAGQDDFGKLLGVGLSFTLALQVFIVVGGVMRVIPLTGLTTPFLAAGGSSLVANWIIVALLLRLSDTIRNHPRLVIDG; translated from the coding sequence TTGAGTGACCGACGCGTTCAGACGCCGCCCCAGGGCAGCGCGGCGACGCCGCCCGGCGGCGTGCGCCGCATCCGGCTGCCGCAGAAGCTGCGCAACCTCGAGCTGTGGCTGCTCGCGTTCGCGTGCGCGATCAACGCGTGCTCGATCGTCCTCGTGCAGCTCGGCGCGCTCGGCACGATCGACACCCAGCTCGTACTGCTCGGAGCGGGCCTGTCGCTGCTCGTCTTCGGCCTGCACATCGCCATGCGCTTCGTCGCCCGCGACGCCGATCCGTTCCTGCTGCCCATCGCGACCGTGCTGAACGGGCTCGGCATCGCGATGATCTACCGCATCGACATCGCCGAGGGCGACGCGGGCTGGGAGTCGGCCGCGGTGCGGCAGATCGCGTGGAGCGCGATCGCCATCGTCTGCGCCATCGCCACGATCCTGCTGATCCGCAACCACCGGATGCTGTTCCGCTACACCTACGTCGCCGGGTTCCTCGCGATCGTGCTGCTGCTGCTGCCGCTCGTGCCGGGTCTCGGGCGCGAGGTGTACGGCGCGCGGGTGTGGATCTCGTTCGGTGAGTTCGCCTCGTTCCAGCCTGGTGAGATCGCGAAGATCGCCCTCGCGGTGTTCTTCGCGGGCTACCTCGTCCGCAACCGCGACTCGCTGTCGATGGTCGGCAGGAAGTTCCTCGGCATGCAGTTCCCGCGCGCTCGCGACCTCGGGCCGCTGCTCATCGTGTGGGCGCTGTCGATGGGCGTCATCGTGTTCCAGCGCGACCTCGGCACGGCACTGCTGTACTTCGGCCTGTTCCTCGTCATGCTCTACGTCGCCACGAGCCGGCTGTCGTGGGTGGTGCTCGGCCTCAGCCTGTTCCTCGCGGGTGCGCTCATCGCCAGTCAGACCCTCGACTACGTCGGCAACCGCTTCGCGAACTGGCTCGACCCGTTCAACCCCGAGCGCTACGACGCGGAGACGGGCGGCAGCTACCAGCTCGTCCAGGGCCTGTTCGGCCTCTCGAACGGCGGTCTCATCGGCACCGGCTGGGGTCAGGGACGTCCCGACATCACCCCGGTGCCGCAGTCGGACTACATCATCGCGAGCCTCGGCGAGGAGCTCGGGCTCGCGGGCGTGTTCGCCATCCTCGCGCTCTACGTGCTCTTCGTGGCGCGCGGCTTCCGCATCGGGTTCGCCGGCCAGGACGACTTCGGCAAGCTCCTCGGCGTGGGCCTGTCGTTCACGCTCGCCCTGCAGGTCTTCATCGTGGTCGGCGGCGTGATGCGGGTCATCCCGCTCACCGGTCTGACGACGCCGTTCCTCGCCGCCGGCGGGTCCTCGCTGGTCGCGAACTGGATCATCGTCGCGCTGCTGCTGCGCCTGTCCGACACGATCCGCAACCATCCGAGGCTGGTGATCGACGGATGA
- a CDS encoding penicillin-binding protein 2, with translation MNRELKRVTLLVLVMFLTLFVASSVIQYAQAETLAQDPRNSRTLYESYSVERGPILVGGEPIAYSQPSGDDYKFQRVYANGPLYAPVTGFIPVNGEATGLERSANSYLSGQSSTQFFDQLNRIISGQDPMGASVEVSIDAQVQQAAWDALGDYTGAVIVTEPATGRILAMVSKPTYDPNTLAVHDGAQVEATYQALVDDPMDPLYNRATGGDMNPPGSVFKLVVTAAALESGRYTPDSTFPNPATYTLPGSSSIVRNSSGGTCGPGAEVTLADALRLSCNIPFAELGVELGDTAIREQAEKFGFNSEFEIPTATEPNIYPRGLDDAQTALSAFGQGPVRATPLQMAMVSAAIANGGIVMNPTVVDQITAPDFSPLQEFEATEFGRAISEETAATMVQMMVNGVENGAADNARIDGVSVAGKTGTAENGESDPYTLWFTGFAPADDPQYAITVLVEDGGGLGQEGFGNGIAAPVAQQVLEAVLNK, from the coding sequence ATGAATCGCGAACTGAAGCGGGTCACCCTGCTCGTGCTGGTCATGTTCCTGACGCTGTTCGTGGCGTCGTCGGTGATCCAGTACGCGCAGGCCGAGACCCTCGCGCAAGACCCCCGCAACTCCCGGACCCTCTACGAGAGCTACTCGGTTGAGCGCGGGCCGATCCTCGTCGGCGGCGAGCCGATCGCGTACTCGCAGCCGTCGGGCGACGACTACAAGTTCCAGCGCGTGTACGCGAACGGCCCGCTCTACGCGCCCGTGACCGGCTTCATCCCGGTGAACGGGGAGGCGACCGGGCTCGAGCGGTCGGCGAACTCGTATCTGTCAGGGCAGTCCTCGACCCAGTTCTTCGACCAGCTCAACCGCATCATCTCCGGGCAGGACCCGATGGGGGCATCCGTCGAGGTTTCGATCGACGCGCAGGTGCAGCAGGCCGCGTGGGACGCCCTCGGCGACTACACCGGCGCGGTCATCGTGACCGAGCCGGCGACCGGTCGCATCCTCGCGATGGTGAGCAAGCCCACCTACGACCCCAATACGCTCGCCGTGCACGACGGCGCCCAGGTCGAGGCGACGTACCAGGCGCTTGTCGACGACCCCATGGACCCCCTCTACAACCGCGCGACGGGCGGCGACATGAACCCGCCCGGCTCGGTGTTCAAGCTCGTCGTCACCGCCGCCGCGCTCGAGTCGGGCCGGTACACCCCCGACAGCACGTTCCCGAACCCGGCGACGTACACCCTCCCCGGCAGCAGCTCGATCGTGCGCAACTCCAGCGGCGGCACGTGCGGCCCGGGCGCAGAGGTCACCCTCGCCGATGCGCTGCGTCTCTCGTGCAACATCCCGTTCGCCGAGCTCGGCGTCGAGCTGGGCGACACCGCGATCCGTGAGCAGGCCGAGAAGTTCGGCTTCAACTCCGAGTTCGAGATCCCGACGGCCACCGAGCCGAACATCTACCCCCGCGGACTGGATGACGCGCAGACCGCGCTGTCCGCCTTCGGCCAAGGTCCGGTGCGCGCGACGCCGCTGCAGATGGCCATGGTCTCGGCCGCGATCGCGAACGGCGGCATCGTGATGAACCCCACCGTCGTCGACCAGATCACGGCCCCCGACTTCAGCCCGCTGCAGGAGTTCGAGGCGACCGAGTTCGGCCGGGCGATCAGCGAGGAGACGGCCGCGACCATGGTGCAGATGATGGTCAACGGCGTCGAAAACGGTGCCGCCGATAATGCAAGAATAGACGGCGTCAGCGTGGCCGGTAAGACGGGTACAGCGGAGAACGGCGAGAGTGACCCGTACACTCTCTGGTTCACCGGTTTTGCCCCCGCCGACGACCCTCAGTATGCGATCACGGTACTCGTGGAGGATGGCGGGGGACTTGGTCAGGAGGGGTTCGGCAACGGAATTGCCGCTCCCGTCGCACAACAGGTACTAGAGGCGGTGCTGAACAAATGA
- a CDS encoding serine/threonine-protein kinase encodes MRPSAGLTFGGRYELQSRIAIGGMGEVWQATDLVIGRQVAIKILKDEYLGDPGFLERFRAEARHAALVNHEGIANVFDYGEEDGSAYLVMELVPGEALSTILEREHVLSTDKVLDIVAQTAAALQAAHAAGLVHRDIKPGNLLITPDGRVKITDFGIARIADQVPLTATGQVMGTVQYLSPEQASGHPASPTTDIYSLGIVAYECLAGRRPFTGESQVAIAMAQINETPPELPVTVSEPVRNLVYACIAKNPADRPQSAAHLARAAQALRRGDVQAAAAAVPAVLGAAGATAATMLMPQQGQTAATTVLPSAAGASTTTVTDEEGVEEEPKKRSPWTWPLIILIAILAIVLIGTIIALLTNQGGGGEEPSRSTPRTTAASTPATTPTTPPTSEAPQTVQVDRAAYLGMNVDDAAAAIEALGLPTSRVEGGPATDPGQTNTVTDVNPSGPVQPGTTITLTYLTAPEEPAAPSGPPTVNNDEVKPGATVQVSWPAQTCPSGQQLSGYQLTASNGATPASSVLPAGTTNTVVTAPNAEGTFDLSFSYFCGQLQSPASSATTVTVSNSAS; translated from the coding sequence ATGAGACCGAGCGCTGGGCTCACCTTCGGAGGACGGTACGAGCTGCAGTCCCGGATCGCCATCGGCGGTATGGGAGAAGTGTGGCAGGCCACCGACCTCGTGATCGGGCGACAGGTCGCCATCAAGATCCTGAAGGACGAGTACCTCGGCGACCCCGGCTTCCTCGAGCGGTTCCGCGCCGAGGCCCGTCACGCCGCGCTCGTGAACCACGAGGGCATCGCCAACGTGTTCGACTACGGCGAGGAGGACGGCAGCGCCTACCTCGTGATGGAGCTCGTGCCCGGTGAGGCGCTGTCCACCATCCTCGAGCGCGAGCACGTCCTGTCGACCGACAAGGTGCTCGACATCGTCGCGCAGACGGCAGCCGCGCTGCAGGCCGCGCACGCGGCGGGCCTTGTGCACCGCGACATCAAGCCCGGCAATCTGCTCATCACGCCTGACGGCCGGGTCAAGATCACCGACTTCGGCATCGCCCGCATCGCCGACCAGGTGCCGCTCACGGCGACCGGTCAGGTCATGGGCACGGTGCAGTACCTCTCGCCTGAGCAGGCCTCGGGCCACCCGGCGTCCCCGACGACCGACATCTACTCGCTCGGCATCGTGGCCTACGAGTGCCTCGCCGGCCGTCGGCCGTTCACGGGCGAGTCGCAGGTGGCGATCGCCATGGCGCAGATCAACGAGACGCCGCCCGAGCTGCCCGTGACCGTCTCCGAGCCGGTGCGCAATCTCGTGTACGCCTGCATCGCGAAGAACCCGGCCGACCGGCCCCAGTCGGCAGCGCACCTCGCGCGTGCCGCGCAGGCGCTGCGCCGCGGCGACGTGCAGGCGGCTGCCGCAGCCGTGCCCGCCGTGCTCGGTGCCGCGGGCGCCACCGCCGCGACGATGCTCATGCCGCAGCAGGGGCAGACGGCCGCGACGACGGTCCTGCCGAGCGCCGCGGGAGCCTCGACCACGACGGTCACCGATGAGGAGGGCGTCGAGGAGGAGCCGAAGAAGCGCAGCCCCTGGACGTGGCCGCTGATCATCCTCATCGCGATCCTCGCGATCGTGCTCATCGGCACGATCATCGCGCTGCTCACCAACCAGGGCGGCGGCGGCGAGGAGCCGTCCCGGAGCACGCCGCGCACCACGGCGGCATCCACGCCGGCCACGACCCCGACCACGCCGCCGACGAGCGAGGCGCCGCAGACCGTGCAGGTCGACCGGGCCGCCTACCTGGGCATGAACGTCGACGACGCCGCGGCCGCCATCGAGGCGCTCGGCCTCCCGACGAGTCGCGTCGAGGGCGGTCCCGCGACCGACCCCGGCCAGACCAACACCGTCACCGACGTGAACCCGTCGGGCCCGGTGCAGCCCGGCACGACGATCACGCTCACCTACCTCACCGCGCCGGAGGAGCCGGCTGCGCCGAGCGGGCCTCCGACCGTGAACAACGACGAGGTCAAGCCCGGTGCCACCGTTCAGGTCAGCTGGCCCGCCCAGACCTGCCCGTCGGGTCAGCAGCTGAGCGGCTACCAGCTCACGGCCTCGAACGGCGCGACGCCCGCGTCGTCGGTGCTGCCGGCCGGCACGACGAACACGGTCGTGACCGCTCCGAACGCCGAGGGCACGTTCGACCTCTCGTTCTCGTACTTCTGCGGCCAGCTCCAGTCGCCGGCCTCCTCCGCGACCACGGTGACGGTGAGCAACTCGGCATCCTGA